A single region of the Chelonoidis abingdonii isolate Lonesome George chromosome 23, CheloAbing_2.0, whole genome shotgun sequence genome encodes:
- the SLC45A1 gene encoding proton-associated sugar transporter A isoform X2 gives MIPSAAATPPSDVLFPSLSCQEFWRSQISGYSGSVTRHISHRANNFKRHSKRRKHIHPSPPPPPNTPCPIDLIDFGDLHPQRSFLELLFNGCILFGIEFSYAMETAYVTPVLLQMGLPDQLYGMVWFISPILGFLLQPLLGAWSDRCTSRFGRRRPFILVLAIGALLGLSLMLNGRDIGSALADTVNNHKWGIILTICGVVLMDFSADSADNPSHAYMMDVCSPVDQDRGLNIHALLAGLGGGFGYVVGGINWDKTSFGRAVGGQLRVIYVFTAIILTITTVLTLISIPERPLQSFSKKKKVMKSPSLPLPPSPPLLFEEGVNENLSFTSPISPLSPLTPKYGSFNSRDNSLTGINEFASSFGTSNIDNVLIDCFTGGYDGYLAIPASLPRQAISVSFPRVPEGFYCQENGMLDQGENSVNPGPNGDALRVGSLDAIKPRSIGILKRPQTLAIPDVVTGYCPESSRRRNVTFSQQVANILLNGVKYESELNGPGEMSEQSLSMKLLCSTICHMPKTLRNLCINHFLGWLSFEGMLLFYTDFMGEVVFQGNPKAPHNSDEYQKYNAGVTMGCWGMCIYAFSAAFYSVRRIDSGWYQEGDGRGYLSSELPVFPSSAACFDCDGTHNCSGGQR, from the exons ATGATCCCTTCAGCTGCAGCAACCCCTCCCAGTGACGTGCTTTTCCCCAGCCTGTCTTGTCAGGAATTCTGGAGGTCACAGATCTCAGGCTATTCTGGATCTGTCACTCGCCACATCAGTCATCGTGCCAACAACTTTAAAAGACACTCAAAGAGGAGAAAACacatccacccctcccctccaccaccaccaaataCACCATGCCCTATTGATCTGATTGACTTTGGGGATCTCCACCCTCAGAGATCTTTCCTAGAACTGTTGTTTAATGGGTGCATTCTTTTTGGGATCGAGTTCAGCTATGCCATGGAAACAGCCTATGTGACTCCTGTGTTGCTTCAGATGGGGCTGCCGGATCAGTTGTATGGAATGGTGTGGTTTATCAGCCCAATACTAG GTTTCCTACTGCAGCCTTTGCTGGGGGCCTGGAGTGACAGATGCACATCAAGATTTGGCAGGAGGCGGCCTTTCATTCTGGTCCTGGCAAtag GAGCATTATTGGGGCTCTCACTTATGCTGAATGGAAGGGATATTGGCAGCGCCTTGGCTGACACTGTGAATAACCATAAATGGGGGATCATTCTCACAATCTGTGGGGTTGTCCTAATGGACTTCAGTGCAGATTCGGCAGACAATCCCAGTCATGCCTACATGATGGATGTGTGTAGCCCAGTGGATCAAGACAGGGGGCTTAACATCCATGCTTTGTTAGCAG GTCTTGGAGGTGGCTTTGGTTATGTTGTTGGAGGAATAAATTGGGATAAAACCAGTTTTGgaagagctgtgggagggcagcTCCGTGTCATCTATGTCTTCACAGCAATAATATTGACTATCACTACTGTCTTGACTCTAATTAGCATTCCAGAAAGACCACTGCAGTCTTTTAGCAAGAAGAAAAAAGTGATGAAGAGTCCaagtcttcctcttcctccttctccacctcTTTTGTTTGAGGAAGGTGTAaatgaaaatctcagttttacAAGTCCAATTTCCCCTCTCAGCCCACTCACACCTAAGTATGGCAGTTTTAACAGCAGAGACAACTCCTTGACAGGAATTAATGAATTTGCATCATCATTTGGAACCTCAAATATTGACAATGTACTCATAGACTGCTTCACAGGAGGGTATGATGGCTATTTAGCAATCCCAGCTAGCTTGCCCAGACAGGCAATCAGTGTCAGTTTTCCCAGGGTGCCAGAGGGTTTTTACTGTCAAGAAAATGGAATGCTGGACCAAGGGGAGAATTCTGTAAATCCAGGGCCAAATGGAGATGCACTAAGGGTGGGTTCGCTGGATGCAATAAAGCCACGATCAATAGGGATTCTGAAAAGGCCTCAGACCTTGGCCATTCCAGATGTTGTCACAGGATATTGTCCAGAAAGTAGCAGGAGAAGAAATGTAACCTTCAGCCAACAG GTTGCTAATATTTTGCTGAATGGTGTGAAGTATGAGAGTGAGTTGAATGGACCAGGTGAGATGTCTGAGCAATCACTTTCCATGAAACTTCTTTGTTCAACCATCTGCCACATGCCCAAGACTCTGCGTAATCTCTGCATCAACCACTTCCTAG GTTGGCTCTCGTTTGAGGGAATGTTGCTGTTCTACACAGACTTCATGGGAGAAGTGGTGTTTCAAGGCAATCCTAAAGCCCCTCACAACTCTGATGAATATCAAAAATACAATGCTGGGGTCACCATGGGCTGTTGGGGAATGTGTATCTATGCATTCAGTGCTGCATTCTATTCAG
- the SLC45A1 gene encoding proton-associated sugar transporter A isoform X3: MIPSAAATPPSDVLFPSLSCQEFWRSQISGYSGSVTRHISHRANNFKRHSKRRKHIHPSPPPPPNTPCPIDLIDFGDLHPQRSFLELLFNGCILFGIEFSYAMETAYVTPVLLQMGLPDQLYGMVWFISPILGFLLQPLLGAWSDRCTSRFGRRRPFILVLAIGALLGLSLMLNGRDIGSALADTVNNHKWGIILTICGVVLMDFSADSADNPSHAYMMDVCSPVDQDRGLNIHALLAGLGGGFGYVVGGINWDKTSFGRAVGGQLRVIYVFTAIILTITTVLTLISIPERPLQSFSKKKKVMKSPSLPLPPSPPLLFEEGVNENLSFTSPISPLSPLTPKYGSFNSRDNSLTGINEFASSFGTSNIDNVLIDCFTGGYDGYLAIPASLPRQAISVSFPRVPEGFYCQENGMLDQGENSVNPGPNGDALRVGSLDAIKPRSIGILKRPQTLAIPDVVTGYCPESSRRRNVTFSQQFLWCRLLIFC, encoded by the exons ATGATCCCTTCAGCTGCAGCAACCCCTCCCAGTGACGTGCTTTTCCCCAGCCTGTCTTGTCAGGAATTCTGGAGGTCACAGATCTCAGGCTATTCTGGATCTGTCACTCGCCACATCAGTCATCGTGCCAACAACTTTAAAAGACACTCAAAGAGGAGAAAACacatccacccctcccctccaccaccaccaaataCACCATGCCCTATTGATCTGATTGACTTTGGGGATCTCCACCCTCAGAGATCTTTCCTAGAACTGTTGTTTAATGGGTGCATTCTTTTTGGGATCGAGTTCAGCTATGCCATGGAAACAGCCTATGTGACTCCTGTGTTGCTTCAGATGGGGCTGCCGGATCAGTTGTATGGAATGGTGTGGTTTATCAGCCCAATACTAG GTTTCCTACTGCAGCCTTTGCTGGGGGCCTGGAGTGACAGATGCACATCAAGATTTGGCAGGAGGCGGCCTTTCATTCTGGTCCTGGCAAtag GAGCATTATTGGGGCTCTCACTTATGCTGAATGGAAGGGATATTGGCAGCGCCTTGGCTGACACTGTGAATAACCATAAATGGGGGATCATTCTCACAATCTGTGGGGTTGTCCTAATGGACTTCAGTGCAGATTCGGCAGACAATCCCAGTCATGCCTACATGATGGATGTGTGTAGCCCAGTGGATCAAGACAGGGGGCTTAACATCCATGCTTTGTTAGCAG GTCTTGGAGGTGGCTTTGGTTATGTTGTTGGAGGAATAAATTGGGATAAAACCAGTTTTGgaagagctgtgggagggcagcTCCGTGTCATCTATGTCTTCACAGCAATAATATTGACTATCACTACTGTCTTGACTCTAATTAGCATTCCAGAAAGACCACTGCAGTCTTTTAGCAAGAAGAAAAAAGTGATGAAGAGTCCaagtcttcctcttcctccttctccacctcTTTTGTTTGAGGAAGGTGTAaatgaaaatctcagttttacAAGTCCAATTTCCCCTCTCAGCCCACTCACACCTAAGTATGGCAGTTTTAACAGCAGAGACAACTCCTTGACAGGAATTAATGAATTTGCATCATCATTTGGAACCTCAAATATTGACAATGTACTCATAGACTGCTTCACAGGAGGGTATGATGGCTATTTAGCAATCCCAGCTAGCTTGCCCAGACAGGCAATCAGTGTCAGTTTTCCCAGGGTGCCAGAGGGTTTTTACTGTCAAGAAAATGGAATGCTGGACCAAGGGGAGAATTCTGTAAATCCAGGGCCAAATGGAGATGCACTAAGGGTGGGTTCGCTGGATGCAATAAAGCCACGATCAATAGGGATTCTGAAAAGGCCTCAGACCTTGGCCATTCCAGATGTTGTCACAGGATATTGTCCAGAAAGTAGCAGGAGAAGAAATGTAACCTTCAGCCAACAG TTCTTATGGTGCAGGTTGCTAATATTTTGCTGA